A window of Reinekea marina contains these coding sequences:
- a CDS encoding heme biosynthesis HemY N-terminal domain-containing protein, with product MIAWNGWLVETTFWAGVGLILLSFVSILIIIQIWRGVAPTRLWQRFRQHRNQKAAKKETIQAINAWLSGQDDKAIQSLQRVADAGGSDRLPRAMTLALGWHQGDWLERQAELLAHDPELKTFAHAIAAQRLWLLNEPAQFMNHVQQHEALQHVPWLRQHYWQALYEQGHVEQLLDQAQVAANIHPDERNEWVAKAAIAALKRNFGNAENGRSILKKIPKAIKALESVVAVEIAYLVSIKEHDQAFKKLQSTLKQNTSEALLSLVHTIVVEPTKKLNLIEQHEPAQPSALYCRTAGQLNLALQLWGQAQNWLEKGWAHQDLQCGVLLADLFEQRNMPDQANKLYKQLALSKPILKVE from the coding sequence ATGATTGCTTGGAATGGCTGGCTCGTTGAGACGACTTTTTGGGCGGGTGTTGGCTTAATCTTACTGAGTTTTGTCTCTATTCTAATCATTATTCAAATATGGCGAGGAGTAGCGCCAACAAGGCTGTGGCAGAGATTCCGTCAACATCGTAACCAAAAGGCGGCAAAAAAAGAGACCATTCAAGCCATTAACGCTTGGTTGTCGGGTCAAGACGATAAAGCCATTCAATCTTTGCAACGTGTCGCTGACGCGGGCGGCTCCGATAGATTGCCTAGAGCTATGACGCTGGCGCTCGGCTGGCACCAAGGTGATTGGCTTGAACGTCAAGCAGAACTGTTGGCCCATGATCCAGAGCTAAAAACATTCGCTCATGCCATCGCGGCTCAACGCCTTTGGTTATTAAATGAACCCGCCCAATTTATGAACCATGTACAGCAGCATGAAGCGTTGCAACATGTACCTTGGCTTCGTCAACACTATTGGCAGGCTCTATATGAGCAGGGGCATGTTGAACAGTTACTTGATCAAGCACAGGTTGCGGCCAATATACACCCAGATGAGCGCAATGAATGGGTAGCAAAAGCCGCGATAGCGGCACTTAAGCGTAATTTTGGCAATGCTGAGAACGGTCGCTCTATACTGAAGAAAATACCGAAGGCGATCAAAGCGCTAGAGTCAGTTGTCGCCGTTGAAATTGCTTACTTAGTCTCCATTAAAGAGCACGATCAAGCATTTAAGAAATTACAATCGACACTGAAACAAAACACCAGTGAAGCTTTATTGTCTCTGGTCCATACCATCGTTGTTGAGCCGACTAAAAAGCTAAACTTGATTGAACAGCACGAACCTGCTCAGCCAAGCGCGCTCTACTGTCGAACAGCTGGGCAGCTTAATTTAGCGTTGCAACTTTGGGGGCAAGCCCAAAATTGGTTAGAAAAAGGCTGGGCGCATCAAGATTTACAGTGTGGCGTATTATTAGCCGACCTATTTGAACAGCGTAATATGCCTGACCAAGCCAACAAATTGTATAAACAATTGGCACTTTCAAAGCCCATTTTAAAGGTAGAATAG
- a CDS encoding GAF domain-containing protein translates to MAEQLTTQAGLNKAQQYAELIPQLKALTESESNTVANLANISAALRQTFGFFWVGFYLVDGDSLVLGPFQGDIACTRIAPGRGVCGTAWQTHQTQWVPDVDAFPGHIACSSLSRSEVVVPIIKNGTVLAVLDVDSEKLDDFEQADVDGLEQIALLVAQLM, encoded by the coding sequence ATGGCCGAACAACTCACCACCCAGGCAGGGTTAAATAAAGCACAGCAATACGCTGAGTTAATTCCTCAATTAAAAGCGTTAACCGAAAGTGAATCGAATACGGTTGCTAACTTAGCCAATATAAGCGCCGCGCTAAGGCAAACTTTTGGATTCTTTTGGGTTGGTTTTTATTTAGTCGATGGCGATAGCCTGGTTCTAGGGCCTTTTCAAGGGGATATTGCTTGTACTCGAATCGCCCCTGGTCGAGGGGTTTGCGGTACCGCTTGGCAAACTCATCAAACTCAATGGGTTCCCGATGTAGATGCTTTTCCTGGGCATATCGCCTGCAGTAGCTTGTCGCGCTCAGAAGTCGTGGTTCCGATTATAAAGAATGGAACCGTTTTAGCCGTTCTCGATGTCGATAGCGAGAAGCTTGATGACTTTGAACAGGCCGACGTAGACGGCTTGGAGCAAATTGCCCTCCTAGTTGCGCAATTAATGTAA
- a CDS encoding ABC transporter substrate-binding protein produces MLKKTLLAVALSGSMIAQASAGEVEVMHWWTSGGEAKSIAVLKGMVEDAGHSWKDFAVAGGGGENAMTVLRSRAVSGNAPASAQIKGLEIQEWGDLGFLADLTPVAKAQNWDNVLPSVVSDVMKHEGNYVAAPVNVHRVNWMWANKEVFDKNGLKVPTSMKELWQVSEALKAKGITPIAHGGQPWQDATTFESVVLSVGGAEFFAKAFVEHDMKTLESDTMKTAFTEFKKVKNYIDKGAPGRDWNVATSMVIKGEAAMQFMGDWAKGEFSAANKQPGVDYYCVPFPGTDNTFTFNIDSLAMFKQNNADNEKAQMKMAELVVSPKFQETFNLNKGSIPVRLDQDMSPFDACAIASMDTFKSTAKSGKGLVPSMAHGMSTTSAVGGAISDVVTDFFNSDMSSDEAVKRLSRAIRANL; encoded by the coding sequence ATGTTAAAAAAGACACTTTTAGCCGTTGCATTAAGCGGATCAATGATCGCACAAGCAAGCGCCGGTGAAGTAGAAGTTATGCACTGGTGGACATCTGGTGGTGAAGCTAAGTCTATTGCTGTACTTAAAGGTATGGTTGAAGATGCAGGTCACAGCTGGAAAGATTTCGCTGTTGCTGGTGGTGGTGGTGAAAATGCCATGACCGTACTTCGTTCTCGTGCGGTTTCTGGTAATGCTCCGGCGTCAGCTCAAATTAAAGGCTTAGAAATTCAAGAGTGGGGTGATTTAGGTTTCCTTGCAGATTTAACGCCTGTTGCGAAAGCGCAAAACTGGGACAATGTTTTACCATCAGTTGTTTCAGATGTAATGAAACATGAAGGTAACTACGTTGCCGCGCCTGTAAACGTTCACCGTGTAAACTGGATGTGGGCCAACAAAGAAGTATTTGATAAGAACGGCTTGAAAGTACCTACCAGCATGAAAGAGTTGTGGCAGGTTTCTGAAGCATTAAAAGCAAAAGGCATTACGCCAATTGCTCACGGTGGTCAGCCTTGGCAAGATGCTACAACCTTTGAGAGTGTTGTATTGTCTGTTGGTGGCGCTGAGTTCTTCGCAAAGGCTTTCGTTGAGCACGACATGAAAACGCTAGAAAGCGACACGATGAAAACCGCCTTCACTGAATTCAAAAAAGTTAAAAACTACATCGATAAAGGTGCACCAGGCCGAGATTGGAACGTTGCAACGTCTATGGTTATTAAAGGCGAAGCGGCTATGCAGTTCATGGGCGATTGGGCGAAAGGCGAATTCTCGGCTGCGAACAAGCAACCTGGCGTAGATTACTACTGTGTGCCGTTCCCAGGAACAGACAACACCTTTACCTTTAACATTGATTCATTAGCGATGTTTAAGCAAAACAACGCCGATAATGAAAAAGCTCAAATGAAAATGGCTGAGTTGGTGGTTTCTCCTAAGTTCCAAGAAACATTCAACTTAAACAAAGGTTCAATTCCAGTTCGTTTAGACCAAGATATGTCACCATTTGATGCGTGTGCGATTGCATCAATGGATACATTCAAATCTACGGCTAAATCTGGCAAGGGCCTAGTTCCTTCAATGGCACATGGTATGTCTACTACCTCTGCAGTTGGCGGCGCTATATCTGACGTAGTCACTGACTTCTTCAACTCAGACATGAGCTCTGATGAAGCGGTTAAGCGTCTATCTCGTGCCATTCGCGCAAACTTGTAA
- a CDS encoding carbohydrate ABC transporter permease encodes MSESTRKKGIDYWLPKLVLSPTVAITIVFIYGFIIWTTILSFTKSRFLPQYDFVGFDQYVKLFLNDRWMGSLANLAIFGTLFILICMVIGLVFAILLDQNIRAEGALRTIYLYPMALSFIVTGTVWKWILNPTVGIEKFMRDLGFENFTFDWIVDPDMAIYTIVIAGIWQSSGFVMAIFLAGLRGIDTSIIKAAQLDGANLFSVYTRIIIPSMRPVFFSAFIMLAHIAIKSFDLIMALTGGGPGTSTDVPAIFMYQISFQRAQLGVGAASAVIMLMGVTAILIPYLYSELRVKNND; translated from the coding sequence ATGTCCGAATCAACTAGAAAGAAAGGCATCGATTACTGGCTTCCAAAGTTAGTGTTGTCGCCAACGGTAGCGATCACGATCGTGTTTATATATGGATTTATTATTTGGACGACTATTTTGTCCTTTACTAAATCTCGATTTTTACCACAGTACGACTTTGTCGGTTTCGACCAATACGTTAAGTTGTTTTTAAATGACCGCTGGATGGGGTCGTTAGCCAACTTGGCCATATTTGGCACACTGTTTATCTTAATCTGTATGGTGATTGGGCTGGTCTTTGCCATTTTGCTGGACCAAAACATCCGTGCCGAAGGGGCGTTAAGAACAATCTACCTTTACCCTATGGCGCTGTCATTTATCGTAACAGGTACCGTATGGAAGTGGATATTGAACCCTACAGTGGGCATTGAAAAATTCATGCGCGACTTAGGCTTTGAGAATTTCACGTTCGATTGGATCGTCGATCCAGATATGGCTATTTACACCATTGTTATTGCCGGCATATGGCAATCGAGTGGGTTTGTAATGGCTATATTTTTAGCCGGATTGCGAGGCATCGATACCTCCATCATCAAAGCCGCTCAACTAGATGGCGCTAACCTGTTCTCGGTATACACTCGAATCATCATACCTTCAATGCGTCCAGTGTTCTTTTCGGCCTTTATTATGTTGGCTCATATTGCCATTAAGAGTTTTGATTTAATCATGGCATTAACCGGCGGTGGCCCAGGAACATCAACCGATGTCCCAGCGATATTCATGTATCAAATATCATTCCAGCGAGCGCAGTTAGGCGTCGGTGCCGCTTCAGCCGTCATAATGCTAATGGGTGTTACGGCTATTTTAATCCCCTATCTCTATTCTGAATTGAGGGTAAAGAACAATGATTAA
- a CDS encoding carbohydrate ABC transporter permease, producing the protein MIKSNDKRYSEITYKALLYAVLVIAALYYLAPLLLMVLTSFRSMDEIRVGQLIEWPKSFTFDAWKEAWSEVQIGAREDKGLRPYFINSLQMVIPSVLISTLLGALNGYVLSFWRFRGSELFFAFLLAGCFLPFQAILLPHSVVLGKLGLSGTLVGLIFTHVIYGVAFTTLFFRNYYVSLPGELIKAAKLDGAGFWLIFTRIILPLSTPIIVVSVIWQFTQIWNDFLFGVVFSDPDSQPVTVGLNNMVNSTTGEKRYNVDMAGAIIAALPTVFVYVVAGKYFVRGLTAGSVKG; encoded by the coding sequence ATGATTAAATCTAACGATAAGCGTTATTCAGAAATCACCTATAAAGCACTACTTTATGCGGTGTTGGTCATCGCGGCTCTTTATTATCTAGCCCCTTTGTTGCTCATGGTTTTAACGTCCTTCCGATCTATGGATGAAATTCGAGTGGGTCAACTGATTGAATGGCCAAAGTCATTTACCTTTGACGCTTGGAAAGAAGCCTGGAGCGAAGTACAAATTGGTGCACGAGAAGATAAAGGGTTACGTCCTTACTTTATTAACTCATTGCAAATGGTTATTCCGTCAGTGCTTATCTCAACTTTGTTGGGCGCATTGAATGGTTACGTATTGAGCTTTTGGCGCTTTAGAGGCAGCGAATTATTTTTCGCCTTCTTGCTTGCAGGTTGTTTTTTACCATTCCAAGCTATCCTACTTCCGCACTCTGTTGTACTGGGTAAATTAGGATTAAGTGGAACCTTAGTTGGTTTGATATTTACCCACGTAATCTACGGAGTTGCGTTTACCACGCTGTTTTTTAGAAATTACTACGTCAGCTTACCCGGTGAGCTCATCAAAGCAGCTAAGTTAGATGGCGCTGGTTTTTGGCTTATTTTTACTCGAATCATCTTGCCGTTATCAACACCGATCATCGTCGTGAGTGTGATATGGCAGTTCACCCAAATTTGGAATGATTTCTTATTTGGCGTGGTGTTTTCTGACCCAGATTCTCAACCGGTAACGGTCGGTCTCAATAATATGGTTAACTCAACTACAGGTGAAAAGCGCTACAACGTAGATATGGCAGGCGCCATTATTGCGGCATTGCCGACTGTGTTTGTGTACGTGGTTGCTGGAAAATATTTTGTTCGCGGTCTAACAGCCGGTTCAGTTAAAGGTTAA
- a CDS encoding ABC transporter ATP-binding protein — MAGLSIQNVQKSFGQTHILKGIDLEINDGEFVILVGPSGCGKSTLLNCIAGLEEVTSGKILMGSTDMTHAAPKDRDIAMVFQSYALYPNMSVRKNIAFGLEIRKMPKAEIAEIVDKVSKLLQIEDLLDRKPSQLSGGQRQRVAMGRSLARQPSVFLFDEPLSNLDAKLRVEMRTEIKKLHQRLGTTIVYVTHDQIEAMTLADRIAVMRGGVLQQFGSPQEVYDEPENIFVAGFMGSPSMNFLKCDVVERDSNVMVQVESEGTHYYLPVPASQADLSSYVGKQVILGLRPEQLTHVMPHVQEDPNVTRVTIKIEVTEPTGADTLVLTRINDEECECRVHPAEAGKPGEMMDILFNMGKAVFFDSETEARIR, encoded by the coding sequence ATGGCTGGTTTATCAATTCAAAATGTACAAAAAAGCTTTGGTCAAACACATATCTTAAAAGGTATTGACCTTGAAATTAATGACGGTGAGTTTGTAATTTTAGTAGGACCTTCTGGTTGCGGTAAATCGACCCTACTTAATTGTATCGCTGGGTTAGAAGAAGTGACGTCGGGTAAAATCCTAATGGGATCAACCGATATGACCCACGCAGCACCAAAAGACCGTGACATTGCCATGGTGTTTCAAAGCTATGCACTGTACCCAAACATGAGCGTTCGTAAAAACATTGCCTTTGGTTTAGAAATACGAAAAATGCCAAAAGCGGAAATTGCCGAAATTGTAGATAAAGTATCTAAATTACTTCAAATAGAAGATTTGTTAGATAGAAAGCCTTCGCAGCTTTCTGGTGGTCAACGTCAACGTGTCGCCATGGGTCGTTCGTTAGCTCGCCAACCGTCGGTGTTTTTGTTCGATGAACCTTTATCAAATCTTGATGCAAAATTACGTGTGGAAATGCGCACTGAAATTAAAAAGCTGCATCAGCGTTTAGGCACCACAATTGTTTATGTAACACACGATCAGATTGAAGCGATGACCTTGGCTGATCGAATTGCGGTCATGAGAGGTGGTGTATTGCAACAATTTGGTTCACCACAAGAAGTGTATGACGAACCTGAAAACATCTTTGTTGCTGGGTTTATGGGGTCGCCTTCAATGAACTTTTTGAAGTGCGATGTGGTAGAGCGTGACTCTAATGTGATGGTCCAGGTTGAGTCAGAAGGGACTCACTATTACCTACCTGTACCTGCATCTCAAGCCGATTTGTCGAGCTATGTGGGTAAGCAAGTTATATTGGGTTTACGGCCAGAGCAGTTAACTCACGTTATGCCGCATGTTCAAGAAGATCCTAACGTGACACGCGTGACGATTAAAATTGAAGTCACTGAGCCAACAGGCGCAGATACCCTAGTTTTAACTCGAATTAACGACGAAGAATGTGAATGTCGTGTACACCCTGCTGAAGCAGGTAAGCCGGGTGAAATGATGGACATATTGTTTAATATGGGTAAAGCCGTGTTCTTCGATAGTGAAACGGAAGCCAGAATTCGCTAG
- a CDS encoding bifunctional diguanylate cyclase/phosphodiesterase yields the protein MPNTKLLPQSFASDLGWSEVCRLAESLFQANIEKLQKDRPALVGVVVFATSFVTGRLEISYRSTSADQLSNVTCHDYSVGEFTQIQLYGELSLAEIEEIQSSLEFSASVLGRYPHQQMGIRTISNIPSIIYHAAELDGKWTLLYANEALTEMFGFPVSQFIGRHAKQQAIDFIHPDDRSSVLTGYSFARSTRNEVCLSYRIIDQEGKVRHVSEKVNYQKVLGRYQSFSEIWEKNADKNDQAFNVLDQLEDFTHDISLQTGQEFINHFGLRIGQLVNVDRVILCSKTKPKWWATWLIASQAVKEPNFHFRETDEQLYAKPRWDIATNPKDEFTKLLYGGYRYFSVLPIQDEHEQISAALVLCADTPIGNKEYISNLIKLFGVRVLREITQCESKERQEQQNKLLTRQKHQLTQLVTLLGELDNVSDEAEFLSRCQHSFQSAFELSELEWLLWDSGDWLRCKKQLIPNKYWYKETVLVTEPTEISYLDHCRRTDELTAVKNTQQLYWPVGRSHAGFLVLRLKFCQSLPDEEVIQFSKNAIHLALQGLSQRKVLRRQAMRDSLTSLGNRSQLHAWMISSLPSQTQSALMLFDLNRFKEINDSFGHQFGDKLLREIGPRIDQSLRGETYYLSRLGGDEFALFYPNISRGGALEKAAMLHEALAQPYVIDQLTFQVEASVGVSFFPQHGADGHELLRCADVAMYASKSTGQPVTQYNTDLDTSTPHKIAVLSELDEALKSGQLSVVYQPLMDTKSGQTGGLEALVRWQHPEFGYLSPAEFIPISEMGEGIRKITDFVIRDAFSNINHWRELVPELQVSVNISPRVLLNQNFPQYIEALLEEYNVDGHSIVMELTESTLLVDPGRAIEIINSLASLNIEVEIDDFGTGYSSLSYLKQLPISALKIDRSFVADLLSDASDEVIVSSTIKMAHSLGLKTVAEGVEDEVTLVRLMRLGCDIIQGFYYAKPMPVNQVWAWLERNR from the coding sequence ATGCCAAATACAAAGTTATTGCCTCAAAGCTTTGCTTCCGACTTGGGCTGGTCGGAGGTCTGTCGGTTAGCGGAGTCGCTGTTTCAGGCCAATATCGAAAAGCTGCAAAAAGATCGCCCAGCTTTGGTTGGGGTCGTGGTGTTTGCGACGAGCTTTGTGACCGGTCGTTTAGAAATATCCTATCGGTCAACGAGCGCTGATCAGCTGTCTAACGTCACCTGTCATGATTATAGTGTAGGTGAGTTTACTCAAATACAGCTGTACGGTGAGTTGTCTCTAGCCGAAATTGAAGAAATACAGTCCTCTCTAGAGTTTAGCGCAAGCGTGCTGGGTCGATACCCTCATCAACAAATGGGCATTCGCACCATCAGTAATATTCCTTCCATTATTTATCATGCCGCAGAGCTGGATGGAAAGTGGACCCTTTTGTATGCAAATGAAGCACTCACTGAAATGTTTGGCTTTCCGGTGAGCCAATTCATTGGCCGACACGCAAAGCAACAAGCCATTGATTTTATTCATCCCGATGATCGTAGTTCTGTACTAACGGGCTACAGCTTTGCGCGTTCGACCCGAAATGAAGTGTGTTTGTCTTATCGAATTATCGACCAAGAGGGCAAAGTTAGGCACGTTTCTGAAAAGGTTAACTACCAAAAGGTTCTAGGGCGCTATCAATCTTTTTCTGAAATATGGGAAAAAAATGCCGATAAGAATGATCAAGCCTTTAATGTGCTAGATCAGCTTGAAGACTTTACTCACGACATCAGCCTGCAAACAGGGCAAGAATTTATAAATCATTTTGGGTTACGTATCGGTCAGCTTGTCAATGTGGATCGCGTAATTTTATGCTCCAAAACAAAGCCCAAGTGGTGGGCTACATGGCTTATTGCAAGCCAGGCGGTAAAAGAACCCAATTTTCATTTTCGTGAAACAGACGAACAACTCTATGCAAAACCTCGTTGGGATATTGCAACCAATCCAAAAGATGAATTTACAAAGCTGCTATACGGCGGGTATCGATACTTTTCTGTATTACCCATTCAAGATGAACATGAGCAAATTAGCGCAGCATTGGTACTTTGTGCTGATACGCCTATCGGGAATAAAGAGTATATCTCTAACCTCATAAAACTGTTTGGTGTTCGTGTTTTACGTGAAATAACCCAATGTGAATCAAAAGAACGCCAAGAACAGCAAAATAAATTACTTACGCGGCAAAAGCATCAATTAACTCAGCTAGTGACCCTATTAGGCGAATTGGATAACGTATCGGATGAAGCGGAATTTTTAAGCAGGTGCCAACATTCATTTCAAAGCGCTTTTGAATTGTCTGAATTAGAATGGCTATTGTGGGATTCTGGCGATTGGCTACGATGTAAAAAGCAACTTATCCCAAATAAATATTGGTATAAAGAAACGGTTCTGGTGACAGAGCCTACGGAAATTTCTTATTTGGACCATTGCCGACGAACCGATGAGTTGACGGCTGTAAAAAATACCCAACAGCTATATTGGCCCGTAGGTCGCAGTCACGCTGGTTTTCTAGTGTTGAGGCTAAAGTTTTGTCAAAGCCTTCCCGATGAAGAGGTGATACAGTTTTCGAAAAACGCCATTCACCTAGCGCTGCAAGGGCTGTCACAACGCAAGGTGTTGCGACGACAAGCCATGCGAGACAGCTTGACCAGTCTGGGTAATCGAAGCCAGTTGCATGCTTGGATGATTTCTTCCCTTCCTAGCCAAACCCAATCAGCACTGATGTTATTTGATTTAAATCGTTTTAAAGAAATTAATGATAGTTTCGGGCATCAGTTTGGCGACAAATTATTGAGAGAAATTGGCCCAAGAATAGATCAAAGTTTGCGTGGTGAAACTTATTACCTTTCTCGTTTAGGTGGCGATGAGTTTGCGCTTTTTTATCCGAATATCTCAAGAGGTGGAGCGTTAGAAAAGGCGGCGATGTTACACGAAGCTTTGGCTCAGCCTTATGTGATCGACCAATTGACTTTTCAGGTTGAGGCCAGTGTTGGCGTGTCTTTTTTTCCACAGCACGGGGCAGATGGCCACGAGTTGTTAAGATGTGCCGATGTTGCTATGTATGCCTCTAAAAGTACGGGTCAACCAGTCACTCAATACAATACAGACTTAGACACCAGCACACCTCATAAAATAGCCGTGTTGTCCGAACTCGATGAAGCCTTAAAATCTGGCCAGTTGTCTGTGGTTTACCAACCGCTGATGGATACTAAATCCGGGCAGACAGGTGGTTTAGAAGCTCTAGTTCGCTGGCAGCACCCTGAGTTTGGTTACTTATCACCGGCTGAGTTCATTCCCATCTCAGAAATGGGGGAAGGGATTCGAAAAATCACAGATTTTGTCATTCGCGATGCGTTTTCAAATATCAATCACTGGCGAGAGCTCGTTCCTGAATTACAAGTATCGGTCAATATTTCTCCACGAGTCTTACTTAATCAAAATTTCCCTCAGTACATTGAAGCGCTGCTTGAAGAATACAATGTCGATGGCCACAGTATCGTCATGGAGCTTACAGAGTCTACTTTGTTAGTCGACCCAGGCCGAGCGATAGAAATCATTAATAGCTTAGCGTCATTGAATATAGAGGTAGAAATTGATGACTTTGGAACCGGCTACTCGTCATTGTCGTACTTAAAACAGTTGCCAATATCCGCGCTGAAAATAGACCGTAGCTTTGTAGCCGATTTATTGAGTGATGCTAGTGATGAAGTGATTGTCTCATCAACCATTAAAATGGCGCACAGCTTGGGGCTTAAAACCGTAGCAGAAGGTGTAGAAGATGAGGTTACACTGGTCCGATTAATGCGATTAGGTTGTGATATTATTCAAGGTTTCTACTATGCTAAACCGATGCCAGTGAATCAGGTCTGGGCATGGCTTGAACGCAATCGTTAA
- a CDS encoding diguanylate cyclase domain-containing protein — MNQEKLRVELIEAMDLVSVDPSKAQLFAEKAMIRAQRHGWVGALALSHMVVALISIDRETSKPSLEDFYKALTLFRDLNESNYVAQCYFGLGRSYSKMGQYSLALEQYRKALSNDLKSQRGINHDIHLALAETLMNIGQWSDAEQELMGLPQQSELSDIQLVKFQLQVLRLAFYRGDKKTIKDQLKLCEQLAAGFDDQVCRIMVAYYQARYEAKFVRFKVGYKQLEQMWRKGLGERFFYLQYEAGQDFLRSDYPKKGIQALTYLLELEHIPEILRLNIHQLLARFYASHLRYEYATLHYQFAEELSKQLRVSEINEQWARLQVEEQQQSLKEQIAIEKHNNSVLAESNAMLQAVNRIAMSVNASLDYKMLCQSLRDQLVGWINVSVVGIAEVTEERLDFKCIIDNNVFVETDSIPLTENRSWSVRAVNEGRVLYDNNFVISDEILVTENSEVVKSVCFVPLKFESKVIGILSLQSNKPQVFDVRSISLLEYIAPVVSIAFANLVHLNKNLELKGEVNRQRDELRDVRDLVAHLSDHDEVTGLPNRQSLSGHFNRWRPHGNFHCLMMSVTNLSELANLLGYGSDEEIIKVVAKRLINRLRPDDLLVRGATDQFIFFVERMKSEEVLLEFANKMKFLSEQPLRAKDQTINASIAIGIVSFPDHGESLEELMSMASITLSHALSSEDGLFLAG, encoded by the coding sequence ATGAATCAAGAAAAGTTACGGGTTGAATTGATTGAAGCAATGGATCTTGTATCGGTAGATCCTTCGAAGGCTCAGCTTTTCGCAGAAAAAGCAATGATACGGGCGCAGCGACACGGCTGGGTAGGGGCATTGGCACTCTCGCATATGGTCGTCGCTCTTATTTCAATTGATCGCGAGACAAGTAAGCCGTCTTTAGAAGATTTTTATAAAGCGTTGACACTTTTTCGCGACTTAAATGAATCCAATTATGTCGCGCAGTGTTATTTTGGGTTGGGGCGTAGTTACTCAAAAATGGGGCAGTATTCGTTAGCGCTTGAGCAATATCGCAAAGCACTATCAAATGACCTCAAGTCTCAGCGCGGCATCAATCATGATATTCACTTAGCTCTGGCTGAAACGCTGATGAATATAGGTCAGTGGTCCGATGCCGAACAAGAGTTAATGGGCTTACCTCAGCAATCAGAGTTGTCCGATATCCAATTAGTAAAGTTTCAATTGCAAGTATTGCGACTAGCCTTTTACCGTGGCGATAAAAAAACCATTAAAGATCAGTTAAAACTGTGTGAACAGTTGGCAGCAGGGTTTGATGACCAGGTATGTAGGATTATGGTGGCGTATTACCAAGCTCGGTATGAGGCAAAATTTGTTCGTTTCAAAGTGGGTTATAAGCAACTCGAGCAAATGTGGCGTAAGGGGCTTGGAGAACGATTTTTTTACCTTCAGTATGAAGCTGGGCAAGATTTTCTGCGCTCGGACTACCCTAAAAAAGGGATTCAAGCGTTAACTTATTTGCTCGAACTAGAACACATCCCAGAAATATTACGCCTGAATATACATCAGCTGTTAGCACGTTTTTATGCCAGCCATTTAAGGTATGAATACGCTACTTTGCATTATCAGTTTGCTGAAGAGCTCAGCAAGCAACTACGTGTAAGTGAAATAAACGAACAATGGGCAAGGCTACAGGTAGAAGAACAGCAGCAATCGTTAAAAGAACAAATAGCAATAGAAAAACACAATAACTCTGTTCTCGCTGAAAGTAACGCCATGTTGCAAGCCGTGAACAGAATTGCCATGTCCGTAAATGCCTCTCTTGACTATAAAATGCTATGCCAAAGCCTGCGCGACCAGTTGGTAGGGTGGATTAATGTATCGGTGGTTGGTATTGCCGAAGTAACCGAAGAGCGCCTAGATTTCAAATGCATAATTGATAACAACGTTTTTGTAGAAACAGATTCAATACCGTTAACTGAAAATCGTTCATGGTCGGTTCGAGCCGTGAATGAAGGACGCGTTCTGTATGACAATAACTTTGTCATTAGTGATGAGATATTGGTCACTGAAAACAGCGAGGTGGTTAAATCGGTTTGTTTTGTGCCATTAAAATTCGAAAGCAAAGTAATTGGTATATTGTCACTGCAATCAAACAAGCCTCAGGTATTCGATGTTCGTAGCATTTCGCTGTTGGAATACATTGCGCCAGTTGTAAGTATTGCATTCGCTAACCTAGTGCATCTCAATAAAAATTTAGAGCTTAAAGGGGAAGTAAATCGCCAGCGAGATGAACTGAGGGATGTTCGTGACCTAGTTGCGCACTTGTCCGATCATGACGAGGTTACTGGTTTGCCTAACCGCCAAAGTTTAAGCGGTCATTTTAATCGCTGGCGTCCTCATGGAAACTTTCACTGTTTAATGATGTCGGTAACAAATTTATCCGAATTGGCGAATCTTTTAGGTTACGGCTCAGATGAAGAAATTATTAAGGTAGTGGCTAAACGGCTAATAAACCGATTGCGCCCTGATGATTTATTAGTAAGAGGCGCGACGGATCAGTTTATTTTCTTTGTTGAGCGGATGAAAAGTGAAGAAGTACTATTGGAGTTCGCGAATAAAATGAAATTTCTTTCCGAGCAACCGTTGCGTGCAAAAGACCAAACCATTAATGCCAGTATTGCTATTGGCATTGTAAGCTTTCCTGATCACGGAGAGTCACTAGAAGAACTTATGTCTATGGCGAGTATTACATTAAGCCATGCACTCAGTTCAGAGGATGGCTTATTTTTAGCCGGTTAG